The Chitinophaga lutea genome contains the following window.
GGCGTTCACCTTTTCACAGCCCACATTTCCGCCTCCCACTACCAGCACCTGGAGCTGCTCCAGTTTGAAGAAAACGGGAAATAAATGATTGGTCTCCATACGCGCGCGGTTTTATTGTTAAACGGCCAGTTTATAATCTTCCGCTAATTTACTCTGTAAAGCCTGAAATGCCTCATGGAAACGCACAACTTCGCCGATCACGATGATGGCGGGGTTGCGCAGGCCCTGCTGCGCGGCAAACACCGCCAGGTCAGCCGCCACCCCTACGCCTATTTTCTGGCTGGGCAGGGTACCGTTCTGGATGATGGCCGCGGGTACCTGGCCTTTGCCCAGCTGGCTATAGATGGCGGCGATCTCCTCCAGCTTGCTCATGCCCATGAGGATCACCACCGTGGTATCCGCCTGTATGGCGTATTCCAGGTCGCGCGACAGTTTACCGTCCTGCGTGGTGCCGGTGATCACCCAAAACCCTTCGCTCACGTTACGCGCGGTAACGGGGATTTTATTGACGCCGGGCACGGAGATGGCGCTGCTCACGCCGGGCACCACTTCCGTTTCGATGCCGTATTGCTGTGCGGCAGCCAGTTCTTCCTGGCCACGGCCGAACACGAATGAATCACCGCCTTTCAGGCGCACCACATTGCCGTAGGTGAGCGCATATTTAACGATCATGCGGTTGATTTCCGCCTGGGTATACACATGCATGCCGGCGCGTTTGCCCACAAATCTTTTCAGACAGTTCTGCGGCGCATTGTCCAGCAGCTCATTGTTGCTCAGCGCGTCGTACAGGATAACCCGGGCGTTCTGGATCGCCTTCAGCCCCTTTACGGTAATCAGGTCCGGGTCACCGGGCCCTGCCCCTACCAGCGTCACTTTCGGTTGTGTTGTTTGCATGATCGTTATTTTTTAAGGTTGATCGGTTAGGCGTTCACGTTAGCCGCCTGTTTCTCCGCGCGGTACTGCTGCGCGCGGTCATAAAATGCCTTGGCCTGCTGGTAATACTGTTTGGCGAAGCTTTCGGTAGGCTCGTGCTGGTTGATCTGCAGCACCATGTTACGGAAAGTACCCTCCAGCGGGAAGCGGCCGGTTTCTACAAAGTGTTTGTCAAAATCGCTCATGATGCCGTGCTGCGTGTTGCAGTTCACGTTCTCGTCGAGCAGGATGGACTTGGCGGTCTGGATCATGCAGGCATAGGCCTGGTAGATACCGTCGGCCCAGGCGTTGTTGGCGAACGACTGTGCGGCCCATTCCAGTTTTTCTTCCGCTTCGAACAGCAGGGTGGCGATCAGGTCGATCATCACGCCGGCGCATTCCCCTACACCGATGGCGGTGCTGAAGGATTCGGCCTGGCCCCAGTCGATGAAATCACCGTCCTGGATGCTGGTCAGGTCGGCCAGCGGTTTCAGCAGTTCGTAGAAATATTTTTCGCCTTTGCGGTCGTAGTAGTCGTTGAACAGCTCCTTGTTTTCCGCGTTGGCTTCGTAGTCGTACAGCAGGGTGCGCAGTACGTCCGGGCCGCGGCGGCTGGGAACTTTCAGCACCTTGTCAGACACCCGGCCGGCGCCGTCGCGCAGCGTACCGCCGCCGAGCAGCACCTGCAGGGCCGGCAGCACTTTACCACCGCTCTTCAGGGAAGAGCCGTGGAAGCCGATGTGCGCGAGACCGTGCTGGCCGCAGGAGTTCATACAGCCGCTGATTTTTATTTTAATGTCGTTGTTGTAGATGAGGTCCGGGAATTCGTCGTGGATCACGCCTTCCAGTGCGGCGGCGATGCCGGTGCTGCTGGAAATACCGAGGTTACAGGTGTCTGTACCCGGGCAGGCCGTGATGTCCGCGATGCTGTCGAAACCTGCGGCGGAGAAGCCGGCTTCTTCCAGCAGGCTGAACACGTACGGCAGGTATTCGGGGCGCACATATTTCAGCAGCAGGCCCTGGTTCACCGTTACGCGCACATCGTCTGCCACCACGGGGCGCAGTTTTTCCAGCAGCGCGCGGGAGGTAACGGAGCCGATGTCGCCCAGCGGTACGCGGATGTACGCGCCGAAGAAACCTTTCTGCTTCTGCTCGAAGGTGTTGGTCTTTTTCCAGGCTTCGAACTGTTTTTCGTTTTTGATGGTGAAGGCAGGCAGTTCCACACCGGCCGCGGGAGCGGCAGGTTCGGCCCAGGCCGCATAGTCCACCGGCACGGATTTATTTTTAACGGCTTTGTATTCTTCTTTCACGAGGCGCTCGAATTCTTCCATGCCGATTTTCTGGATGAGGAATTTGATACGCGCCTTATGACGGCTGGCCCTTTCGCCGTGGCGGTCGAACACGCGCAGCACGCTTTCGATGTAGGGGATGAGCTGGTCTGTTTCCAGGAATTCGAAGGCTACTTTGGCGAGGTAAGGCTGTGCGCCCAAACCGCCGCCCACGAGCACTTTGAAGCCGCGCACTTCTTTACCGTCCACCACGCGCACCTTGGGAATCACACCCAGGTCGTGCATGAAGGTCAGGGCCGTATCCCTTTCGCTGCTGGAAAAGGCGATCTTGAATTTACGGCCCATATCCTGGCAGATCGGGTTACGCAGGAAATACCGGAAAGCCGCGTCGGCGTATGGCGTTACATCAAACGGTTCTTCCGGATCGATGCCGGCCTTGTCTGATGCGGTGATATTACGAACGGTGTTACCGCAGGCTTCGCGGAGCGTGATATCGTCCAGCTCCAGTTTGGCCCAGAGCTCGGGCGTTCTGTCGAGCGATACGTAGTGGATCTGAATATCCTGGCGGGTGGTCAGGTGCAGGTTGCCCGTTGCATATTCGTCGGAAATATCCGAAATACGTTTCCACTGCTG
Protein-coding sequences here:
- a CDS encoding HEPN domain-containing protein yields the protein MQSFRTELENPIVERDIIELEQKIRLFREGKIADEKFRSLRLARGVYGQRQQGVQMVRIKLPYGKMTLQQWKRISDISDEYATGNLHLTTRQDIQIHYVSLDRTPELWAKLELDDITLREACGNTVRNITASDKAGIDPEEPFDVTPYADAAFRYFLRNPICQDMGRKFKIAFSSSERDTALTFMHDLGVIPKVRVVDGKEVRGFKVLVGGGLGAQPYLAKVAFEFLETDQLIPYIESVLRVFDRHGERASRHKARIKFLIQKIGMEEFERLVKEEYKAVKNKSVPVDYAAWAEPAAPAAGVELPAFTIKNEKQFEAWKKTNTFEQKQKGFFGAYIRVPLGDIGSVTSRALLEKLRPVVADDVRVTVNQGLLLKYVRPEYLPYVFSLLEEAGFSAAGFDSIADITACPGTDTCNLGISSSTGIAAALEGVIHDEFPDLIYNNDIKIKISGCMNSCGQHGLAHIGFHGSSLKSGGKVLPALQVLLGGGTLRDGAGRVSDKVLKVPSRRGPDVLRTLLYDYEANAENKELFNDYYDRKGEKYFYELLKPLADLTSIQDGDFIDWGQAESFSTAIGVGECAGVMIDLIATLLFEAEEKLEWAAQSFANNAWADGIYQAYACMIQTAKSILLDENVNCNTQHGIMSDFDKHFVETGRFPLEGTFRNMVLQINQHEPTESFAKQYYQQAKAFYDRAQQYRAEKQAANVNA
- the cobA gene encoding uroporphyrinogen-III C-methyltransferase, with the translated sequence MQTTQPKVTLVGAGPGDPDLITVKGLKAIQNARVILYDALSNNELLDNAPQNCLKRFVGKRAGMHVYTQAEINRMIVKYALTYGNVVRLKGGDSFVFGRGQEELAAAQQYGIETEVVPGVSSAISVPGVNKIPVTARNVSEGFWVITGTTQDGKLSRDLEYAIQADTTVVILMGMSKLEEIAAIYSQLGKGQVPAAIIQNGTLPSQKIGVGVAADLAVFAAQQGLRNPAIIVIGEVVRFHEAFQALQSKLAEDYKLAV